AGGTCGATTATCCAGTAGTCGCCGTAAAACGGCCAGAAGAAGGTAACCTTCAGCTTCGCGTTTGTTGTAATATCAACAACCTTCGCCTTCCCCTTCGCCCGGCTCGGTTCGGCATCGGGCGCGCCTCTTTTGCACTCGTTGAGGACATCGACCCTTCCATCGTCCAGTAGCGCGTATATGGCCTTCGTTGCCGTGCAGCCCTTCTGAAAACTCGCAGGGTAGCTTGCGATCTCATACCACGTGCCCACGTATCTTTTAAGGTCAACAGACTTTACAACCTCAAGGCGCGGCTGCACCTGCCGGACCGATGGAGAACAGTTGAACAACACGAAAAACACAGCCAACAGCGTAAGGAACATTTTGACCTTTGCCATACATGGATTATAATTCCTCGCCGCCGCCTTGTAAACATATCAGT
This portion of the Syntrophorhabdaceae bacterium genome encodes:
- a CDS encoding lipocalin family protein, with the protein product MAKVKMFLTLLAVFFVLFNCSPSVRQVQPRLEVVKSVDLKRYVGTWYEIASYPASFQKGCTATKAIYALLDDGRVDVLNECKRGAPDAEPSRAKGKAKVVDITTNAKLKVTFFWPFYGDYWIIDLGKNYEYAVVGHPSRKYLWILSREPRMDETLYNTILERLRNEKGYDITKLVKTPQP